A DNA window from Labrys wisconsinensis contains the following coding sequences:
- a CDS encoding LysR substrate-binding domain-containing protein, giving the protein MPQPLPSLIALKAFEATVRHRSMSEAAAELYVTHGAVSRHVKALEAALGVVLLSRNARSTDPTPEGLQLAEGLGTAFRLIQASVERVKPGPLTLSCSSSIMMRWIIPNIARFHALHPLVEVQFNLNFDRIDFMRDKVSLAIRSSTIAPPPNAVIRDLAAEWIGPVCSPDCLSASPLRAPADLAGARLLSTNTRPQAWEDWVAATGHGLADLPLRSSFDHFYLLIEAAACGLGCAVVPKMLVLDDLRSGRLVAPFGFVPGPRRLKLWVAPHIAGHPDARALERWLIEEMAASLARDEAGPGLVSGPRRQERPGVPA; this is encoded by the coding sequence ATGCCCCAGCCGCTGCCCTCGCTGATCGCCCTCAAGGCCTTCGAGGCGACGGTGCGCCACCGCAGCATGAGCGAGGCCGCCGCGGAGCTCTACGTCACGCACGGCGCGGTCAGCCGCCACGTCAAGGCGCTGGAGGCGGCGCTCGGCGTGGTGCTGCTCAGCCGTAACGCCCGCTCGACCGACCCGACGCCCGAGGGCCTGCAGCTCGCCGAAGGCCTCGGCACCGCCTTTCGCCTGATCCAGGCCAGCGTCGAGCGCGTCAAGCCGGGGCCGCTGACCCTGTCCTGCTCCTCCTCGATCATGATGCGCTGGATCATCCCCAACATCGCCCGCTTCCACGCGCTGCATCCGCTGGTCGAGGTGCAGTTCAACCTGAACTTCGACCGGATCGACTTCATGCGCGACAAGGTCAGCCTGGCGATCCGCAGCAGCACCATCGCGCCGCCGCCCAACGCGGTCATCCGCGACCTGGCGGCGGAATGGATCGGCCCGGTCTGCTCGCCCGACTGTCTCAGCGCCTCGCCACTGCGGGCGCCGGCCGATCTCGCCGGGGCGCGGCTGTTGTCGACCAACACGCGGCCGCAGGCCTGGGAGGACTGGGTCGCCGCCACGGGCCACGGCCTCGCCGACCTGCCGCTGCGCAGCAGCTTCGACCATTTCTATCTCCTGATCGAGGCGGCCGCCTGCGGCCTCGGCTGCGCCGTGGTGCCGAAGATGCTGGTGCTGGACGACCTGCGCTCCGGCCGCCTCGTCGCGCCTTTCGGCTTCGTGCCGGGGCCGCGGCGCCTCAAGCTCTGGGTCGCGCCCCATATTGCCGGCCATCCCGACGCGCGGGCGCTCGAGCGCTGGCTGATCGAGGAGATGGCGGCGAGCCTCGCCCGCGACGAGGCCGGGCCCGGCCTTGTTTCCGGGCCCCGCCGGCAGGAGAGGCCCGGCGTTCCCGCCTGA
- a CDS encoding glycosyltransferase family 2 protein — translation MSLPRLLAVTDEAWPFDAAQTCRELTARGFAAETVAPSDLADAILRRRALPGGQRWRPVVLGLARSAGSIAALLPGPAPPALLLIEESWLDDRFCLREAGPGWPAGSLVQALWPERRRGLDAALVRDALAAVPPVAARRPAEAAPTWLTVRGPTTDPAALARVAAIAERHGVAVRLCEDGRDLAVAGTMVFLHPAQSGWRALAAGCEVAAPGSAPYAGLGVTWDLDDDAELDALAGVTSADAGRRSRRDAVRQLLAADILFAAFPPRPALAAARLAELIEARAPPQEPTISIIVNNYNYGAYVGEAIASALAQARPADEVIVVDDGSTDGSTDVIAGFPAVTTVFKRNGGQASAFNAGFARATGDVILFLDADDRLLPDAVARVAAAWRPGTARLQFALEAIDRAGRSLGLYPGSLELTRGDQAGPVLAHGLHPFMPTSGNAFARWALERILPMPEPHWRICADLYLVLAAAMAGPVARLEAVLGQYRVHGANAFYHPLGESAAFARKNLPSHIAAWRDLAAALGRIAGRPAAVGIWRLRLHRRVLLAAFDRGGRRAQRLREALRAAALAATVADVPAGLRLRHAALPLRLAAMALLGRRPPPASAPLRWPRSAPADPVLESGPSTWPLLGHGATLDARDAPALREALGWGWDWSAAEAGAAMIEDEASLAFVLPPSVHGHWRVSLTFSVAPELLRLRIEINGEDVGAAAVDARGRLALAIPDRLLRHDRPDGCSCLLSLSLPEAGRVRPVLAGLGVRMLPTGSARIAPRLEAGRFLAVGAAAAGNALLADGWGWPEAGGAAMAETRAALVFAAPLGRSTGALRLELDAATADGPVLPAAFVNGEPAALHRSGDPRFATVLVEPAAIDADGFVRLELVAREDLATGAWPRTVLRGLRLDDLGRDRRLAFDRRYDFADPAGPLHARGLAANGTLVGPDALVQFEPIPGGGELVLELFLAGGGDGRVDLTIGGRHIPAVIGGVGRARLRIAPAPTVTLRIAFAGHGHLACAWLALAPAEPDPAPALPAEPQAMLDAAVLQAHAVRRADWHPAVDGVLWLAGDAGELDIAVDPQRHARIEVTLVLVEAMGQALDIAWQGIVVTATRSGVHTLPVPPGTPTGPARLAFRSRLLVNVGVLAGEANEDMLGGGVAGIALPVPTGTPAPG, via the coding sequence ATGTCGCTGCCGCGGCTGCTGGCCGTCACGGACGAAGCCTGGCCGTTCGACGCTGCGCAGACCTGCCGCGAGCTCACGGCCCGCGGCTTTGCCGCCGAGACGGTGGCGCCGTCCGACCTTGCCGACGCGATCCTTCGACGGCGCGCGCTGCCCGGCGGGCAGCGCTGGCGTCCGGTGGTCCTCGGGCTGGCCCGGTCCGCCGGGTCCATCGCGGCGCTGCTGCCCGGGCCTGCGCCTCCCGCCCTTCTGCTGATCGAGGAGAGCTGGCTCGACGACCGCTTCTGCCTGCGCGAGGCGGGGCCGGGCTGGCCGGCCGGCAGCCTGGTCCAGGCGCTCTGGCCGGAGCGGCGGCGCGGGCTCGATGCGGCCCTGGTGCGCGACGCGCTCGCCGCCGTGCCGCCCGTCGCCGCCCGCCGCCCGGCCGAGGCGGCGCCCACCTGGCTCACGGTTCGCGGTCCAACGACGGATCCCGCCGCGCTGGCGCGGGTCGCCGCCATCGCCGAGCGCCACGGGGTCGCGGTGCGCCTGTGCGAGGACGGCCGCGACCTCGCCGTCGCGGGGACGATGGTGTTCCTGCACCCGGCGCAGAGCGGCTGGCGCGCCCTGGCCGCCGGCTGCGAGGTGGCAGCGCCGGGGAGCGCGCCCTATGCGGGCCTCGGCGTCACCTGGGATCTCGACGACGATGCCGAGCTCGACGCCCTGGCCGGGGTCACCTCGGCCGACGCAGGGCGGCGCAGCCGCCGCGACGCGGTCCGGCAGCTCCTGGCGGCCGACATCCTGTTCGCCGCCTTCCCGCCGCGTCCGGCCCTTGCGGCAGCGCGCCTCGCCGAGCTGATCGAGGCACGTGCGCCGCCGCAGGAGCCGACGATCAGCATCATCGTCAACAATTACAATTACGGCGCGTATGTCGGCGAGGCCATCGCCAGCGCGCTGGCGCAGGCCCGGCCGGCCGACGAGGTCATCGTCGTCGACGACGGCTCGACCGACGGGTCGACCGATGTCATCGCCGGCTTCCCCGCGGTGACGACGGTGTTCAAGCGCAATGGCGGCCAGGCCTCGGCCTTCAATGCCGGCTTTGCCCGGGCGACCGGCGACGTCATCCTGTTCCTCGATGCCGACGACCGCCTGCTGCCCGATGCGGTCGCGCGCGTCGCCGCCGCCTGGCGGCCGGGAACGGCCCGCCTGCAGTTCGCGCTGGAGGCGATCGACCGGGCCGGCCGCTCGCTCGGCCTCTATCCCGGCAGCCTCGAGCTCACCCGCGGCGACCAGGCCGGCCCCGTGCTCGCCCACGGCCTGCATCCCTTCATGCCGACTTCCGGCAATGCCTTTGCCCGCTGGGCGCTCGAGCGCATCCTGCCGATGCCGGAGCCGCACTGGCGCATCTGCGCCGACCTCTATCTCGTGCTCGCCGCCGCCATGGCCGGCCCGGTGGCGCGCCTCGAGGCCGTGCTCGGCCAATACCGCGTCCACGGCGCCAACGCCTTCTACCACCCGCTCGGCGAGTCCGCCGCCTTCGCCCGCAAGAACCTGCCATCCCATATCGCCGCCTGGCGCGACCTCGCGGCCGCGCTCGGGCGCATCGCCGGCCGGCCCGCCGCGGTCGGGATCTGGCGTCTTCGCCTGCACCGGCGCGTGCTGCTCGCCGCCTTCGATCGCGGGGGCCGCCGGGCGCAGCGCCTGCGCGAGGCGCTGCGGGCCGCGGCCCTCGCCGCCACCGTCGCCGACGTCCCCGCCGGCCTGCGGCTGCGGCACGCGGCGCTGCCCCTGCGCCTCGCCGCCATGGCCCTGCTCGGCCGCCGCCCGCCCCCGGCCTCGGCGCCCCTGCGCTGGCCGCGCTCCGCCCCGGCCGACCCGGTGCTCGAGAGCGGGCCGTCGACCTGGCCGCTGCTCGGCCACGGCGCGACCCTCGACGCGCGCGATGCCCCGGCGCTGCGGGAGGCGCTGGGCTGGGGCTGGGACTGGAGCGCGGCCGAGGCGGGCGCCGCCATGATCGAGGACGAAGCCAGCCTCGCCTTCGTCCTGCCGCCGTCCGTCCACGGCCATTGGCGCGTCAGCCTCACCTTCTCGGTCGCGCCCGAGCTCCTGCGGCTGCGCATCGAGATCAATGGCGAGGATGTCGGAGCCGCGGCGGTCGATGCCCGCGGGCGCCTGGCGCTCGCCATCCCCGATCGCCTGCTGCGCCACGACCGGCCGGACGGATGCTCCTGCCTGCTCAGCCTGTCCCTGCCGGAGGCGGGCCGCGTCCGTCCCGTGCTGGCCGGCCTCGGCGTGCGGATGCTGCCGACCGGCTCGGCCCGCATCGCGCCGCGGCTGGAGGCCGGCCGGTTCCTGGCCGTCGGCGCGGCCGCAGCCGGCAACGCCCTGCTCGCCGACGGCTGGGGCTGGCCGGAGGCCGGCGGGGCGGCGATGGCCGAGACGCGGGCGGCCCTCGTCTTCGCCGCGCCGCTCGGCCGCAGCACCGGCGCTCTGCGCCTGGAGCTGGACGCGGCCACGGCGGACGGCCCGGTGCTCCCGGCCGCCTTCGTCAACGGCGAGCCGGCCGCGCTGCACAGGTCGGGCGATCCGCGCTTTGCCACCGTCCTCGTCGAGCCCGCGGCGATCGATGCCGACGGCTTCGTCCGCCTCGAGCTGGTGGCGCGCGAGGACCTCGCCACCGGCGCCTGGCCCCGCACGGTGCTGCGCGGTCTGCGCCTCGACGACCTCGGCCGCGACCGGCGGCTCGCCTTCGACCGGCGCTACGACTTCGCCGATCCCGCCGGCCCGCTTCACGCCCGGGGCCTCGCCGCCAACGGGACGCTGGTCGGCCCGGACGCGCTGGTGCAATTCGAGCCGATCCCGGGCGGGGGCGAGCTCGTGCTCGAGCTCTTCCTGGCCGGCGGCGGGGATGGCCGCGTCGACCTGACCATCGGCGGGCGTCACATCCCGGCCGTGATCGGCGGCGTCGGCCGGGCGAGGCTGCGCATCGCCCCGGCGCCGACCGTCACGCTGCGGATCGCCTTCGCCGGTCACGGACACCTCGCCTGCGCCTGGCTCGCCCTGGCGCCGGCCGAGCCCGACCCGGCGCCTGCCCTCCCCGCCGAGCCGCAGGCCATGCTCGATGCGGCAGTGCTGCAGGCTCACGCCGTGCGCCGCGCCGACTGGCATCCCGCCGTCGACGGCGTGCTCTGGCTGGCGGGCGATGCCGGCGAGCTCGACATCGCCGTCGACCCGCAGCGCCACGCGCGCATCGAGGTGACGCTCGTGCTGGTCGAAGCCATGGGGCAGGCGCTCGACATCGCCTGGCAGGGCATCGTCGTCACCGCGACCCGCTCGGGCGTGCACACCCTTCCCGTTCCGCCCGGGACGCCCACCGGCCCGGCGCGCCTCGCCTTCCGCAGCCGCCTGCTCGTCAATGTCGGCGTGCTGGCCGGGGAAGCCAACGAGGACATGCTCGGCGGCGGGGTGGCCGGGATCGCGCTGCCTGTTCCGACGGGGACACCGGCGCCCGGCTGA
- a CDS encoding UDP-glucuronic acid decarboxylase family protein → MPVAKRVLVTGGAGFLGSHLCDHLLRRGIETICLDDLSTGSLDNVRHWLGDPRFTFVRGDVAEAFDAEVDRIYNLACPASPAQYRAAPIRTLRTSVLGALNMLTLARRGRTRILQASTSEVYGDPVQHPQSETYWGNVNPLGERACYDEGKRCAETLFADHRRQYAMPVKIARIFNTYGPRMRAEDGRVVSSFIAQALAGQDITIFGDGSQTRSFCYVDDMIDGLVRLMETPDDVTGPVNLGNPQECSIGDLARMVIALTGSRSRLVRRPLPEDDPRRRRPDITLARELLAWQPTVPLETGLRRTIAAFEAALPAPVAP, encoded by the coding sequence ATGCCCGTGGCAAAGCGTGTGCTGGTGACCGGTGGGGCGGGGTTCCTGGGGTCGCATCTGTGTGACCATCTCCTGCGGCGCGGCATCGAGACGATCTGCCTCGACGACCTGTCCACCGGCTCGCTCGACAATGTCCGGCATTGGCTCGGCGACCCGCGCTTCACCTTCGTGCGCGGCGACGTGGCCGAGGCCTTCGACGCCGAGGTCGACCGGATCTACAACCTCGCCTGCCCCGCCAGCCCGGCCCAGTACCGTGCGGCGCCGATCCGCACCCTGCGCACCAGCGTGCTCGGCGCCCTCAACATGCTGACCCTGGCCCGGCGCGGCCGGACCCGCATCCTGCAGGCCTCGACCTCTGAGGTCTATGGCGACCCGGTCCAGCACCCACAGTCGGAGACCTATTGGGGCAACGTCAATCCGCTCGGCGAGCGCGCCTGCTACGACGAGGGCAAGCGCTGCGCCGAGACGCTCTTCGCCGATCATCGCCGCCAGTACGCCATGCCGGTGAAGATCGCCCGGATCTTCAACACCTACGGCCCGCGCATGCGCGCGGAGGATGGACGCGTCGTCTCCAGCTTCATCGCCCAGGCGCTCGCCGGGCAGGACATCACCATCTTCGGCGACGGCTCGCAGACCCGCTCGTTCTGCTATGTCGACGACATGATCGACGGCCTGGTGCGGCTGATGGAGACGCCGGACGACGTCACCGGCCCGGTCAATCTCGGCAATCCGCAGGAATGCTCGATCGGCGACCTCGCCCGGATGGTGATCGCGCTCACGGGCTCGCGCTCCCGGCTGGTCCGCAGGCCGCTGCCCGAGGACGACCCGCGCCGGCGCCGGCCCGACATCACGCTGGCGCGCGAGCTCCTCGCCTGGCAGCCGACGGTGCCGCTGGAGACCGGCCTGCGGCGGACCATCGCCGCCTTCGAGGCCGCGCTCCCGGCGCCGGTGGCGCCCTGA
- a CDS encoding efflux RND transporter permease subunit has product MSVSTPFIQRPIGTMLLAIGVMLTGIAAYGFLPVASLPAIDLPTIMVTASRPGADPSTMAASVAAPLERRLGAIAGVTELTSVSSLGSTRIIVQFDLARNVDGAAQDIQAALNAAVTDLPGDLPSLPAFRKFNPAAAPVLILALTSDTIAPSAVYDAADTVVVQRLSQVDGVGGVTASGADQPAIRVRLDPDRIAAMGLSLEDIRTAIVNTNALGPLGAIDGPEQSLAIAANSQLTTPEAYGNILLRTANGSSVRLGDAAVVEPGVRNSRSDAWFNGRPSVLLSISRQADANVIATVDAVKALLPEIRKLIPAGIEISVLSDRTTTIRASVLDMQWTLAATVALVMGVVFVFLRRIPPTLAAGVTVPLSLSGAVAAMWAAGFSIDNLSLMALAVSVGFVVDDAIVMIENIYTNLEKGLTPMRAALEGAQQIGFTVISISLSLLAAFIPLFFMGGIVGRFLLEFSLTLAFAIVISTAVSLTVTPMICAHHLRPAHARAPSLFDRLVDGSLAALAGAYGRSLRVVLRHWALTVLTILATVAATVWLYVHVPKGFVPQDDTGLIQGFTQASTDISYPAMVVLQKRVAAIVAEDPSVVSVGSSVGGSLSGAVNQGQLSIALKPLDERPPVDEVIDRLRQRLLRVAGMNVFMVASQDIRAGGRSTNSQYQFTLWDPDFDELVAWAPKVVERLKLEPGLVDVTTDRQPNGLQATVTVDRDAAARLGVRIQDVDNALNNAFSQRQVETIYTQRNQYRVVLEADPDFARDPGRITRLYVPGKSDTQVPLSAIARVERTLAPLVVNHQGQYPSVTISYNLAPGVVLEEASTRVAAAVAAMHLPENLHAEFTGDAAQSRQASGGQGLVIIAALLAVYIVLGVLYESLAHPLTIISTLPSAGLGALLALEVTGGQLTIIAFIGIILLIGIVKKNGIMLVDFALERERRHGASPEAAIFEACLARFRPILMTTLAALLGAVPFIVATGAGSELRRPLGITIAGGLLVSQVLTLYTTPVIYLMLDRLHRRLAGRRRVSMRSAEVGQ; this is encoded by the coding sequence ATGAGCGTCTCCACGCCCTTCATCCAGCGGCCGATCGGCACGATGCTGCTGGCGATCGGCGTGATGCTGACCGGCATCGCCGCCTACGGCTTCCTGCCGGTCGCCAGCCTGCCGGCCATCGACCTGCCGACGATCATGGTGACCGCCAGCCGGCCGGGCGCCGATCCCTCGACCATGGCGGCCAGCGTCGCCGCGCCGCTGGAGCGCCGTCTCGGCGCCATCGCCGGCGTCACCGAGCTCACCTCGGTCTCCTCGCTCGGCTCGACCCGGATCATCGTCCAGTTCGACCTCGCCCGGAACGTCGACGGCGCGGCGCAGGACATCCAGGCCGCCCTCAACGCCGCCGTCACCGACCTGCCGGGCGACCTGCCGAGCCTGCCGGCCTTCCGCAAGTTCAACCCGGCCGCCGCGCCGGTGCTGATCCTCGCCCTGACCTCGGACACGATCGCGCCCAGCGCGGTCTACGACGCCGCCGACACGGTGGTGGTGCAGCGCCTGTCGCAGGTCGACGGCGTCGGCGGCGTCACGGCGAGCGGCGCCGACCAGCCGGCGATCCGGGTGCGCCTCGACCCAGACCGCATCGCCGCCATGGGCCTGTCGCTGGAGGACATCCGCACGGCCATCGTCAACACCAACGCCCTGGGGCCGCTCGGCGCCATCGACGGGCCGGAGCAGTCGCTGGCGATCGCCGCCAACAGCCAGCTGACCACGCCGGAGGCCTATGGCAACATCCTGCTGCGCACGGCGAACGGCTCCAGCGTCCGGCTGGGCGACGCGGCGGTGGTCGAGCCCGGCGTGCGCAACAGCCGCTCCGACGCCTGGTTCAACGGCCGCCCCTCGGTGCTGCTCAGCATCTCCAGGCAGGCCGACGCCAACGTCATCGCCACGGTCGACGCGGTGAAGGCGCTCCTGCCTGAGATCAGGAAGCTGATCCCGGCCGGCATCGAGATCTCGGTGCTGTCCGACCGGACGACGACCATCCGCGCCAGCGTCCTCGACATGCAATGGACGCTCGCCGCCACCGTCGCCCTGGTGATGGGCGTGGTGTTCGTGTTCCTGCGCCGCATCCCGCCGACGCTCGCCGCCGGCGTCACCGTGCCGCTGTCGCTGTCGGGCGCGGTCGCGGCGATGTGGGCGGCGGGCTTCTCGATCGACAACCTGTCGCTGATGGCGCTCGCCGTCTCGGTCGGCTTCGTCGTCGACGACGCCATCGTCATGATCGAGAACATCTACACCAATCTGGAGAAGGGCCTGACGCCGATGCGGGCCGCGCTGGAGGGCGCGCAGCAGATCGGCTTCACCGTGATCTCGATCAGCCTGTCGCTGCTCGCCGCCTTCATCCCGCTGTTCTTCATGGGCGGCATCGTCGGGCGCTTCCTCCTGGAATTCTCGCTGACCCTTGCCTTCGCCATCGTCATCTCCACGGCGGTCTCGCTCACCGTCACGCCGATGATCTGCGCCCACCATCTCCGGCCCGCCCATGCCCGCGCCCCCAGCCTGTTCGACCGGCTGGTGGACGGCTCGCTCGCCGCGCTCGCCGGCGCCTATGGCCGCTCGCTGCGGGTGGTGCTCCGGCATTGGGCGCTGACGGTGCTGACCATCCTCGCCACCGTCGCCGCCACGGTCTGGCTCTACGTACACGTGCCCAAGGGCTTCGTGCCGCAGGACGATACCGGCCTCATCCAGGGCTTCACCCAGGCCTCCACCGACATCTCCTATCCCGCCATGGTGGTGCTGCAGAAGCGCGTCGCCGCCATCGTCGCCGAGGACCCCTCCGTGGTCAGCGTCGGCTCCTCCGTCGGCGGCAGCCTCTCCGGCGCCGTCAACCAGGGCCAGCTCTCCATCGCGCTGAAACCGCTCGACGAGCGCCCGCCGGTCGACGAGGTCATCGACCGGCTGCGCCAGCGCCTGCTGCGCGTCGCCGGCATGAACGTGTTCATGGTCGCGTCCCAGGACATCAGGGCCGGCGGGCGCTCCACCAACTCGCAATACCAGTTCACGCTGTGGGATCCGGATTTCGACGAGCTGGTCGCCTGGGCGCCGAAGGTGGTCGAGCGGCTGAAGCTGGAGCCCGGGCTGGTCGACGTCACCACCGACCGCCAGCCCAACGGCCTGCAGGCGACGGTGACCGTCGACCGCGACGCCGCCGCGCGCCTCGGCGTGCGCATCCAGGACGTCGACAACGCCCTCAACAACGCCTTTTCCCAGCGCCAGGTCGAGACGATCTACACCCAGCGCAACCAGTACCGCGTCGTGCTGGAGGCCGACCCCGACTTCGCCAGGGATCCCGGACGGATCACCCGGCTCTACGTGCCGGGCAAGAGCGACACGCAGGTGCCGCTCTCCGCCATCGCCCGGGTGGAGCGCACGCTGGCCCCCCTGGTGGTCAACCACCAAGGCCAATATCCCTCCGTCACCATCAGCTACAACCTGGCGCCGGGCGTGGTGCTGGAGGAGGCCTCGACGCGCGTGGCGGCGGCGGTCGCCGCGATGCACCTGCCGGAGAACCTGCACGCCGAGTTCACCGGCGACGCGGCGCAGTCGCGCCAGGCCTCCGGCGGGCAGGGCCTCGTCATCATCGCCGCCCTCCTCGCCGTCTACATCGTGCTCGGCGTGCTCTACGAGAGCCTGGCCCACCCGCTGACCATCATCTCCACCCTCCCCTCGGCCGGGCTCGGCGCCCTGCTCGCCCTGGAGGTGACAGGCGGCCAGCTGACCATCATCGCCTTCATCGGCATCATCCTCCTGATCGGCATCGTCAAGAAGAACGGCATCATGCTGGTCGACTTCGCTCTGGAGCGCGAGCGCCGCCACGGCGCTTCGCCGGAGGCGGCGATCTTCGAGGCCTGCCTCGCGCGCTTCCGGCCGATCCTGATGACCACGCTCGCCGCCCTGCTCGGCGCCGTGCCCTTCATCGTCGCCACCGGCGCCGGCTCCGAGCTGCGCCGCCCCCTCGGCATCACCATCGCCGGCGGCCTCCTGGTGTCGCAGGTGCTCACCCTCTACACGACACCGGTGATCTATCTCATGCTCGACCGCCTGCACCGGAGGCTGGCGGGGAGGCGGCGGGTGAGCATGCGCTCGGCGGAAGTCGGACAGTAG
- a CDS encoding MFS transporter → MDAAVTARPLAAQQAEQSAISKISWRLVPFIGLMFFINFLDRTAISFAGPNGMTADLGLTAAQFGFAAGIFFFGYIVLEIPSNLALHRYGARRWLARIMVTWGVVALLFTWVSSVTELYVLRFLLGVAEAGFFPGAILFLSLWVPSRHRAGILALFYLAQPLTTVIGAPLASLLIQAHGAFGLEGWRIMFFGVAVPAIVVGIVTWFYLPDTPNEASWLSQAEKTWLNGELAREDRAKAGGHGRAVGKALTDGRVWILSVIYFGLVYGLYALAFFLPTIIAGFEAKFGSKFDVFDKGLITAIPYLPAAIVLFFWSRDATRRGVRTWHVGIPALVGAVSIPLALLMTTPEATIAAITLTACAIFSALPNFWAIPSRFLAGAGAAAGVALINTIGNIAGFAAPYITGAVKDLTGFYQLPMVIVGALMLLSAILVLSISGKVKDPTAG, encoded by the coding sequence TTGGACGCAGCCGTCACCGCCCGCCCGCTCGCGGCGCAGCAAGCGGAGCAATCCGCCATCAGCAAGATCTCGTGGCGGCTGGTGCCGTTCATCGGCCTGATGTTCTTCATCAACTTCCTCGACCGCACGGCGATCTCCTTCGCCGGCCCCAACGGCATGACCGCCGATCTCGGCCTCACGGCGGCGCAGTTCGGCTTCGCCGCCGGCATCTTCTTCTTCGGCTACATCGTGCTGGAGATCCCGAGCAACCTCGCCCTGCACCGCTACGGCGCCCGGCGCTGGCTCGCCCGCATCATGGTCACCTGGGGCGTGGTGGCGCTGCTGTTCACCTGGGTCAGCAGCGTCACCGAGCTCTATGTGCTGCGCTTCCTGCTCGGCGTCGCCGAGGCCGGCTTCTTCCCCGGCGCCATCCTGTTCCTCAGCCTCTGGGTGCCCTCGCGCCACCGCGCCGGGATTCTGGCGCTGTTCTACCTGGCCCAGCCGCTGACCACGGTGATCGGCGCCCCGCTCGCCTCGCTGCTGATCCAGGCCCACGGCGCCTTCGGCCTGGAGGGCTGGCGCATCATGTTCTTCGGCGTCGCCGTGCCGGCGATCGTCGTCGGCATCGTCACCTGGTTCTATCTGCCGGACACGCCGAACGAGGCGAGCTGGCTCAGCCAGGCCGAGAAGACCTGGCTGAACGGCGAGCTCGCCAGGGAGGACCGCGCCAAGGCCGGCGGCCATGGCCGCGCCGTCGGCAAGGCGCTGACCGACGGCCGGGTCTGGATCCTCTCCGTGATCTATTTCGGCCTGGTCTACGGCCTCTATGCGCTGGCCTTCTTCCTGCCGACCATCATCGCCGGCTTCGAGGCCAAGTTCGGCAGCAAGTTCGACGTGTTCGACAAGGGCCTGATCACGGCGATCCCTTATCTGCCGGCGGCGATCGTGCTGTTCTTCTGGAGCCGTGATGCGACGAGGCGCGGCGTGCGCACCTGGCATGTCGGCATCCCCGCGCTCGTCGGCGCCGTCAGCATCCCGCTGGCCCTGCTCATGACCACGCCGGAGGCCACCATCGCGGCGATCACGCTGACGGCCTGCGCCATCTTCTCGGCGCTGCCGAACTTCTGGGCCATCCCCTCGCGCTTCCTCGCCGGGGCGGGCGCGGCGGCGGGCGTCGCCCTGATCAACACCATCGGCAACATCGCCGGCTTCGCCGCGCCATACATCACCGGCGCGGTCAAGGACCTCACCGGTTTCTACCAGCTGCCGATGGTCATCGTCGGCGCCCTGATGCTGCTCTCCGCCATCCTGGTGCTCTCAATCAGCGGCAAGGTGAAGGACCCGACGGCAGGCTGA
- a CDS encoding DUF3990 domain-containing protein produces MPNLSLCRPFTDFGQGFYVTTRLHQAKQWANARVRRRGGRTTLTAVVIQFLLDRDWLASLDTLAFVRPTREYWALVTDCRHRFPPHQRLLPHPAPYDVVYGPVSLWPQLLVIGDCDQISFHTRRAVSGFPQPTIAATGNRPDGGDLIF; encoded by the coding sequence GTGCCGAACCTGTCCTTATGTCGGCCGTTCACAGATTTTGGGCAAGGCTTCTACGTCACGACCCGACTGCACCAAGCGAAGCAATGGGCCAATGCACGCGTTCGTCGGAGGGGCGGCAGAACAACATTGACAGCAGTCGTGATACAGTTTCTCCTTGATCGGGATTGGCTTGCGTCGCTTGATACCCTCGCCTTCGTGCGCCCCACCAGGGAGTATTGGGCATTGGTCACGGATTGCCGACACCGCTTTCCCCCGCATCAGCGGTTGCTGCCGCACCCAGCGCCCTACGATGTCGTCTATGGACCGGTGTCACTCTGGCCACAATTGTTGGTTATCGGAGACTGCGATCAGATTAGCTTTCACACGCGTCGCGCTGTCTCGGGCTTTCCCCAGCCAACGATTGCCGCGACTGGAAATCGACCGGACGGGGGAGATCTTATCTTCTAG